A genome region from Nicotiana tabacum cultivar K326 chromosome 13, ASM71507v2, whole genome shotgun sequence includes the following:
- the LOC107762502 gene encoding putative adenylate kinase 6, chloroplastic → MTVWSRAVVRWRCSRATNLTHRGLCYNKPSKTDLKVPPAVANLPAGSPASSFKDKGRNVQWVFLGCPGVGKGTYAARLSKLLGVPHIATGDLVRHELSSHGALASQLVDIVNQGKLISDEIIIDLLSKRLEAGEAKGEAGFILDGFPRTIHQAEILEGVTDIDLVINLKLREDALIAKCLGRRICSECGGNYNVACIDIKGDGDKTRMYMPPLLPPPHCENKLITRSDDTEDVVKERLRIYHETSRPVEDFYRRRGKLLEFDLPGGIPESWPKLLQALNIYDDEDKKSAAA, encoded by the exons ATGACGGTTTGGAGCCGGGCAGTGGTAAGATGGCGATGTAGTAGAGCCACCAATTTAACCCACCGGGGTTTATGTTATAATAAACCTTCTAAAACCGACCTTAAAGTACCGCCGGCGGTGGCGAATTTGCCGGCAGGTTCTCCGGCAAGTAGTTTTAAAGACAAGGGCAGAAATGTGCAGTGGGTGTTTCTGGGTTGTCCAGGTGTGGGGAAAGGAACGTATGCAGCTCGACTTTCAAAGCTTCTTGGCGTACCTCACATAGCTACTGGTGATCTCGTTCGTCACGAACTCTCCTCTCATGGAGCCCTCGCTTCTCAG CTTGTCGATATTGTCAACCAAGGGAAATTAATCTCAGATGAAATTATAATAGATTTGCTGTCCAAGCGACTTGAAGCTGGAGAAGCTAAGGGTGAAGCAGGATTTATTCTTGATGGATTTCCTCGAACTATACATCAGGCG GAAATCTTAGAGGGAGTAACGGACATCGACTTGGTGATTAATTTGAAGCTCCGGGAAGATGCATTGATTGCTAAGTGCTTAGGAAGAAGGATTTGTAGCGAGTGTGGAGGTAATTACAATGTTGCATGCATTGATATCAAGGGTGATGGCGACAAAACTAGAATGTACATGCCTCCCCTACTCCCTCCTCCGCATTGTGAAAACAAACTTATTACGCGGTCTGATGACACTGAAGATGTTGTGAAGGAACGCCTCCGCATCTACCATGAAACG AGCCGACCAGTGGAGGACTTTTATCGCAGGCGGGGTAAGCTGTTGGAGTTTGATCTCCCTGGAGGGATTCCAGAGTCGTGGCCAAAGTTACTTCAGGCTTTGAATATCTATGACGATGAGGATAAGAAGTCTGCAGCAGCATGA